CGGCAAGACGTTCGGCATTAGCCGCGTCGCCGGCAAGTTGCGCGTGAACTTGCATCGGCGCGAGCAGGCAGAGCACCAATGCGGCAATGGGCCTGATAGCGAGGCCCTGGACTTCTCGGCGGAATATCAAAGCGGAATCGTGGCGTCTGATTGACGGGCGGACGCCGGCCCGAATGAAGATGCGTCCCGAGCGTCTTACTGCAACGTCACGGCGTCGCTGTTGACCTGAGCGATGGTGGCGCCAACGGACGCAGCGACGCCGCTCAGCGCCTCGATCAACGGAGCGATCTGCTCGCACGGCAATGAAAACGAAATGCCCATGTTGCCCGCGAGCCTGAAGCGAATGACGGCTGTCTGCGTGCCGTTCAGACGCCCTATTTCCCAGCCGTAGCTCTGAAACGCAAAGGCCATGTGCTCGTTGTTGTTGATGATTCTGTCCGAATGCTCGATCGCGTTCGGCAGTGCGACCAGCAACTGGTCGAGCACGGAGCGGTGGATCGCCGTGGTCGCCTGATTGCCGTGAAGCAGCAGGTGGAGACCGTCTTCCGTCATCTGCAGATCGGCAATCGAATCGACAACGTGTGTCTCGCGCTCAGACATGGCGCAGCCCGCTCGCGCCTGTTTGCACATCGGCTTCGCGCTCGCGATGTGTGCGCGTGTCTTCGACCCACGGTTCATAAGAAGAGGCCCGGGCCAGCCAGGCGGAGAAAAGCGGCGTGGAGCTGGCGCGTAACACAGCAACCAGTACGACGGGATCGATATGTTCGAGCATGGCGAAGAACCAGAGGTGGGTGGAGTCGGCACGATACCGCCACCTTCGCTCTCAACGCGTTACCACGACCCTACCGATTCTTTGCTGCACCTTTCCGCCTTTGCACGACATCGACCGTGCAGCGCGCGCCGCTATTCATCGCTGCGCTATTCCTTACCGCACGCAACAAATAAACAGAAAGTTTGGCGTAACCCTGCGCAAGAAGCCCATTCCTATACTCGCGGCTTTCCATAGTGAGTCGCGTCCCGCTCTCAACAAGATCCTCGATGAAACAAAGTGCATCAACTATCTGTCTCGCCAGTGCGATCACGGTGTGCGCCACGTCACTGACGCCATCGACCGCGCATGCCGGCGACTCCGTGGTCGTCACGGACATCCGGCTCGACGGCTTGAAGCGCATTGAAGCGGGAACGCTGCTCGCCAACCTGCCCATCAAACGCGGCGATACTTTCACGGACGACAAGGCATCGCAGGCCGTGCGCGCGATCTACGACACGGGCCTCTTCAGCGACGTCAACGTGTCGCTCGAAGGCGATGTCGTGGTGGTGCATGTCGTCGAGCGGCCCGCGATTGCGGAGATCGACTTCTCCGGCATTCACGAGTTCGAGAAGGACAATCTGACGAAGGCGCTGCGCGCCGTCGGTCTGTCGCGCGGCCGCCCTTTCGATAAGGCACTCATCGACAAAGCCGAACAGGAACTGAAGCGCCAATACCTCACGCGCGGCTACTACGCCGCGCAAGTAGAAACCACGACGACGCCCGTCGACAGCGGACGCGTGTCGGTTCTGTTCTCCGTCATCGAAGGTCCGAATGCGAAGATCAGGCAGATCAATTTCATCGGCAATCACGTGTTTTCGGAAAGCACGCTGCGCGACGAAATGGAACTGTCGACGCCGAACTGGTTTTCCTGGTACACGAAGAACGATCTCTATTCGAAAGAGAAGCTCGGCGCCGATCTGGATCGCCTGCGCTCGTACTACCTGAACCGCGGCTATCTGGAGTTCAGGATCGATTCGACTCAGGTGTCGCTGACGCCCGACAAGAAGGAGATGTATCTGACGCTCAACCTGCACGAAGGCGAGCCCTATACGATCACAGGCATCCGGCTCGCGGGCAATCTGCTCGATCGCGAAGCGGAACTGAAGCCGCTCATCGGTATCAAGCCCGGTGAAACGTTCTCCGAAGACAAGCTCAAGGCAACGACGAAAGCGATCGTGGACCGGCTCGGCGAGTACGGCTACGCGTTCGCTGCCGTCAATGCGGTGCCGCAGATCGATCAGGACAAGCACACTGTCGATCTCACGCTGCAAGTCGATCCGGGACGACGCGTGTACGTGCGCCAGGTGAACGTGGAAGGCAACACGCGTACCCGCGATGAAGTGATACGGCGAGAAATGCGCCAGCTTGAAAGCGCGTGGTTCGATTCGAACCGGCTTTCGCTTTCGAAGGAACGGGTGAATCGGCTCGGCTATTTCACCGACGTCGACGTGACGACAGTGCCCGTTGCGGGTTCAAACGATCAGGTCGATGTCGACGTCAAGGTCACGGAAAAGCCAACGGGCGCGATTACGCTCGGCGCGGGCTTTTCTTCGTCGGACAAGGTCGTGCTGTCGGCGGGCGTCACGCAGGACAACGTGTTCGGCTCGGGCACGAGCCTCGGCGTCAATGTGAATACGGCGAAGACGTATCGCACGCTGTCGGTCACGCAGACGGACCCGTATTTCACCGTCGATGGCATCAAGCGTATTTCGGATGTCTACTATCGCACCAGCTATCCGCTGTACTACAGCAACGACGAGAGCTTTCGTATCGTCTCGCTCGGCGCGGACCTGAAGTTCGGTATTCCGTTTTCGGAAGTCGATACGGTCTACTTCGGCCTCGGTATCGAACAGGACCGCTTCAATACCGACTCATCGACGCCGCAAGCCTATCTCGACTATGTGAGCGAGTTCGGCCGCGTCGTCAACAACGTGCCGCTGACGGCGGCCTGGTCGCGCGATGCCCGCGACAGTGCGCTCGTGCCGAGCCGGGGCTATATGCTGCAGGTCAACGGCGAGGTCGGCACGCCCGCGGGCGAAACCGAGTACTACAAGACCGACGTTCAGAGCCAGTATTACTACTCGTTCGCGCGCGGCTTCATTCTGGGCATGAACCTGCAGGCGGGCTATGGCAATGGCTTCGCGGGCAAGGCGTATCCGATCTTCAAGAACTACTACGCGGGCGGTATCGGCTCGGTGCGCGGCTATGAGTCGAGTTCGCTTGGGCCGCGCGATTCGTCGACGGGCGACTCGATCGGCGGCTCGAGGATGGTGGTCGCAAACGTCGAGATGACATTCCCGCTTCCGGGCAGCGGCTGGGATCGCACATTGCGCGTCTTTACCTTCGTCGACGCGGGCAACGTGTGGGGCAACGAAGGCAACAGCACGGGTGCGAACGGTTTGAGATACAGCTATGGCGCGGGCCTCGAATGGATTTCGCCGATCGGTCCGCTGAAGCTCTCGGTCGGCTTCCCGATCGTCAGGCACGCGGACGACAAGTACCAGGTGTTCCAGTTTCAGATCGGTACGTCTTTCTAAATGGACCGACGAAAAAAGAGCCCGCTTTGAAGCGGGCTCTTTTGCTTTCGACGTGGCGGTTCTAATACCGCGCAATGCATGCGCTACTGGATTCTTCGCGCCGTATTGTCGAAACGCATGCGCTCTTCGGCCACGATGGGCACTGCAACATCGAGCATCGGCGCCCGCGCTTCATCCCGATCGTCCGCGGCGCCATGGCGCGGCAGCGCGTCGTCGGGCGCGAACATATAGCCTTCGCCGCGCAAGGTCTTGATGTATTGCCGGCCCGTCGGCGACAGTTTCAACGCGGCGCGCAGCCTGAATACGACGACGTCGAGTCCGCGTTCCGTCACGCTGCAATGCCGTCTCAGCATGTTGAGGATACGCACGCGCGACAGCACCTTCATCGGGTTCGACGCGAGCACCACGAGCAGCGCGAATTCCGTGCTGCGCAACGGCACTTCCACGCCTCCACGACTGAGCACGCGGTCGGCAACGTCGACTTCGAAATCGTCGAATGCGATCGGCGCGCGCTCGATATGCATCGGCACATGCGACGGCGGTCCCGAACGCAATGCGTTGCGCACCCGTGCGATCATCTCGCGCGGATCGTGTGGATCGACGACATAGTCGTTCGCGCCGAGCTCGAACGAGAGCACCTTGTCGACGACGTCGTCGGACCGGCTGACGATAATCACAGGCAGGTCGTAGCCAAGCGAACGGATACGCCGCAATGCAGCCAGGCCGTCGACTTCAGGCAAGCCGTGACGCATGACGATCAGCGACGGCACTTCGACCTCCAGGCGCCGTTCCAGCGAGTCGGTGTTGTACAGGACGGACATCTCGATCTTGTGCTGCTGCACATGTGCCCGAAGCATGTCGCGGCTTGCCTGATCAGGCTCGACGACGAGCAGATGGATGGTCATGAAGTATCCGTCCTTCTCCCATTTGAATGGAGGACCATGATAGAGAGCAACTGTGCAGGCAAGACGGTGAAAATTAAGGAGATTGTGTGGAGATCGCCGAACGGTCGTCCGTCGCCGCGCGCGTCGCGTCAAAATAGCGCCGTGGCGGCATATCGATAGCAACTGGCATGCGTGCGGCGCTCGAGCGCTGGCCAAAGCATGCCGACAGGGAAACACAGGGTGGCAAGCATGAAAAGTGGCGACCGTGGGGTCTCGCCATGAGAATCGGCATTACGTCGAAGCTCTTCGTCGCGATTTCGGCGGCGTGCATACTCGTGGCCGTCACGATGGGCGTTGCCGTGCGCTGGAGTTTCGAACAAGGCTTTCTCGGCTATCTGCAGCGCCAGTCGCAAACACATTCCTTGCGCTTGCAGCAGGAACTCGAAGCTGCGTGGGCGAAGCATCGGAGCTGGGATTTCATCAAGGACCCGGTGACGGCAGCGGCCGCGATTCCCGAGGTGATCGACGCAGGCGTGCCGCCTCCCGGTCCGTCCGGCCCGCTCGACATGAACGCGCCGCACGATGGGCCGCCGCCCGACGGCGCGCCGGGCGGCAACGGCGGGGAACCGGGGCCGCCGCCTGGCGACGCGGGCACGCCTCTCGACATGCGCGACATGCGAAGCCCGGGACCGCTGGGCAACCGCCATCCGCCGTTCCGTGTCTACGACACGGACATGCATAGCGTGCTACAAAAGGGACCGCCACCGCCGCCCGATGCCCCGCGCCTGCCGCTGACCGTCGACGGCAAGGTGATAGGCTGGCTGGTCGTCGCCGGGCCCGAAGTGATGTTTCATTCCGCCGACCGGCAATTTCAGGCGCAGCAGGTTCGCGCGACGTGGATCATCGCCGGCTTCGCCGCGTTGCTGGCCGCTGGTGTCGCCATAGTGCTTTCGCGTTTGCTGCTCGCGCCCGTGCGGCGCCTCGTGCTGGCGACGCATCGGCTCGCGAGCGGCGACTATTCGATTCGCGTCCCCGATGCGGGCAGCGATGAACTGCACAATCTCGCCGCCGACTTCAACCGGCTCGCGATCTCGCTCGGCAACGCCGAACGTTCGCGCCGCAATCTGATCGCGGATATTTCGCATGAGTTGCGTACGCCGCTTGCCGTGCTGCGCGGCGAACTCGAAGCAATCGAAGACGGCGTGCGCAAGCCCGACCGCGCGACGCTCGCGTCGCTGCAGGCGGAAGTCGCGCTGCTGAGCCAGTTGATCGACGATCTCTACGAGCTGTCGCTCGCGGACATCGGCGAACTGTCTTTCGAGAAAGTACGGCTCGACGTCGCGCCTATCGTCGAAGCCGCCGCCGAATCGTTCAAGGACAGGCTCGCCGACAAGAAGATCGCGCTGGAAACGGATATCGGCGCCGCGAGCGTCATCATGCTCGGCGACCCGTATCGGCTGACGCAGTTGATGAAGAACCTGCTCGAAAACGCGTTGCGCTATACCGATTCCGGCGGCAAGGTCCGCGTGGCCGTCGCGAAGCACGAGCATGAGATACGGATCGATGTGCAGGATACGCACCCCGCCGTGCCAGAGCCTTTGCTGCCGCATCTGTTCGACCGGCTGTTTCGCGTCGATGCGTCGCGCAGCCGTCAAAGCGGCGGCGCGGGCCTCGGGCTTGCGCTGTGCAAACATATCGTCGGCCAGCATGGCGGCACCATCGACGCATTGCGTTCGCCGCTGGGAGGACTGTGGATCGCGGTCCGGTTCGCTACGTTAGAAACCAAAGATGACTGACTCTTCACTTGCCCGTTCGCCTGCTTCCGTGCTGATCGTCGAAGACGAGCCGAAGCTGTCGGCACTGCTCACCGACTATCTGCGCGCAGAGAACTTCCACACCCAGGTGATCGAAGATGGCCGCGAGGTGATCGCCTCGGTACGTGCGCATCCGCCTTCGCTGATTCTGCTCGATCTGATGCTGCCGGGACGCGGCGGGCTGGAGATCTGCCGCGAGTTGCGGACGTTTTCGGATGTGCCCGTGATCATCCTGACCGCGCGTGTCGATGAAATCGACCGCTTGCTCGGTCTCGAACTCGGCGCCGACGATTACGTGTGCAAGCCGTTCAGCCCGCGTGAAGTCGTGGCGCGCGTGAAGGCGATCCTGCGCCGCATCGAGTCGCTATCGGGCGTGGCGCGCGCCGGCGCGGAATCTGTTTCGAGCGGACTGGCGATCGATCTCGACAGGCATGTCGCATCGCTCGATGGAAAAGACCTCAATCTCACGCCGATTGAAATCAGGCTGCTCGCGCTGTTGCACTCGACGCCCGGCCGCATCTATTCGCGCGATCATCTGCTGCGGCAACTGTATGACGATCATCGGGTCGTCGCCGACCGGACGGTCGACTCGCATGTGAAGAACTTGCGCCGCAAGCTTCAGAATGTCCGCCCGGATCACGACATGATCCGTTCGATTTATGGCGTAGGTTATCGGCTGGACGTCGTGCCGCCCGAGTGCCGCGACGATGGCGATCCAGGTTGATGGATCTTTTCGCCTAGCCTTCGCAGCGGAAGAAATCGATGTTCTGGCCCGATGCGACTGCGCGGCGCAGCCATTCGGGCAAATCGCCCCGGCCATCCCAGACATGGCCTGACGCATCCTGATAGCGGATGGCGCGTGCATTTTTTTCGTCTTCGGCGAACGAGCGTTCCAGCGCGTCGAACGTGATGCCGAATTCGCTCATTCGATTCTGGATCCACGCGATCAGGCGCTCCCGCGCCTGGCCGTCGAGTTTTGCGATTGAAGTAGACATTGCTCGTGCGATTCGAAGTGCGATTCGTAGTGTGGAGAGATCAGCAATCCATTCGTACGGGCGAAACCAGGACTGACGGACTCAATTGCGCCGCCGCGCATCGATGCGAACCACTGAGTCGAACAGCTCCTGGGCTCGTGCCAGTTCGTCGAGCGCACGGTCCAGTTGCGCGACGGCGGCGGCATGCCCGGCCGTTGACGCGGCATCTTCCGGGTCGGCGCGCACGGCGCGAAAAGCCAGATCGACATTGCGTGTCGCTTCGACAAAACGCTGTGCGGCCTGAGCCTGCCTCGATTGCATCATTGCCGACATAAGCATTCCTCCATCTGGATTCGGTTCGGATATTCAGCGTGCGATGCGTGGGGCGCGCCCATTTGCGGTTCGCGCCGATGGCTGTCGATACGAGCCAGCGCTACAAAATGGATTGACTGCGGCATGCTGCCGATTTTCTCTCCGCTCGGTGCGAAGCGCCAGGTCTGATTTGCAACAGCGTGCGGTTTAGTACACAAACACCCGACATTCAGTGTTCCCAGGTTTTATGCGCCGGACGCCTGTTTCTGATCCCCGTCTGTTTATAGGGCGAAGCTGGCCTGCGCGTGCGCCGCGTTGAAGGCCGCCATGGCCTCGACGGGCGGCATGTCGAACAGATCGCGCGTGAAGCCGCGCATGCGCTCCTGCGGCGGCCGGGTGCGCAAACGCCCGACCAGATCGATGAAGGCCGCAAAGTCGCCGTCGCGCGTGGCCTTGTTGACCTCCGCGAAGTCACGCGCCTTGAGCACGACAGGTTGCGCAAGCCGCACGAAATACGGCGCTTCCAGCTCGACGGCGAGTGCGACGGGATAGCGCTTGCCGCTCAGTTCGCTCGCGCGCGATGTGCAATCGACGACGGCCGTGCCTTGCGCGGGACCGAGCGCCTTGCCGGTGCTGACGCTGCGCAGGTGCTCCGGGTAGATGTGCAGCCGCGTCCCCATGCTCAGTTCGGTGGGCGACGAACACACCAGCGCGTAGTGCTGCTCTCTGCGCCGCCCCGAAGGCAACACCGTGCGGCTGACGATGAACGCATGTGGCGGCAGCTGCCGCACCTGGCCCGTACTGTCGATCCACGCATTCCACAGCAGCATGTCTTCGCGCTTGCGCCCGCCTTGCCGCGGCTTGCTCGACGCCGGCGAAAAGAGCGCGAGCAGCGAGCCGGTGCGATGCGCCGCAATCTGCGCGCTATTGCCGAGCGACTGACCGACACCCCACAGAAAACGCCCGCCGCCCAGCCTCCGTTCCCATTCCTTCTGGAGAACGATGCTGGGGAGTTCCTCGCTGGATTCGGTGCCTGTCTTGGTCCAGCAGAACGTGGGCGGTAGGTGCTTCAGTGTCATCAACTTCCTCGGGACTGCCACTCGGCTCGCCGACTTGCGGGCCATTGGCGAAATAGTCAGCCATTCAACAAGCGTTAATGTATAGATATAATGCATGGAATGGAAGCCCCGAAGAGCGATTTTCCCGTACAGGACCTGTTGCGCCGGTTGATGGCGGACATGCGCTCGTCCAGTGAAATTGCACGGCTTTCCGGGGTTAGCCAGCCTACGGTGTCGCGGCTTCGGCTGTCGAAAGGGCGCCGTGTGCGCAAGAGCGTGTCATTCAATAAGCTATGCAGTTTCTATGGCGTGGAAGCGCGCCATGTCGGCGGGCGGGCGACGGGCTACAACGAGTTGCTGCGCAACGCGATCGTCGACGCGTGGGACGGCTCGGAAGAGCACGGCCGCGCGTTGCTTGTGGTGATAAAGGGCTTGAAGGGGTTGAGCGCGAAGGTGGAGTGAGCGGTGCGCTCGCGGGGGTTTGCGGAGGGTTTGGGGCGGGTTTGAAGCGGACGGGCTTCGCGTTCAGTCGAAGCCCGTCGATGGATTGCGGGTGGTTTGCGGGTTTAGAACTGGTCTTCGGACAGCGCGAGGAAGCCCTCGCCGCCCTTCGCGCTCGTGATCGACGCTTCTAGCGCCACCGCCTGCGGCAGCAGATGTTCCGCGAAGAACTGCGCGGTCGCGATCTTCGCGCCGTAGAACGACGGATCCTGCGCGTGTTTCTCTTGCGCTGCGAGCATTGCGCGCGCCATCTGCCAGCCGCCCAGCACAATGCCCGCAAGCTTCAGATACGGCACGCTGCCTGCGAACACTGCATTCGGATCGCTCTTCGTATTCGCGACGACATACGCCACGACCGACTGCAACGCATCATGTCCAAGTGACAAGTGCTTTTGCATCGAATCGAACGCTGCGCCCTTATGCTGCTTCAGTGCTTCGACCGTCTGCGCAATCTGCGCAAGCAGTACTTTTGCAACTGCGCCGCCGTCGCGCACTGTCTTGCGCCCGACGAGATCGTTCGCCTGAATGGCCGTCGTGCCTTCGTAAATCGGCAGGATGCGAGCGTCGCGATAGTACTGTGCCGCGCCCGTTTCCTCGATGAAGCCCATGCCGCCATGCACCTGCACGCCAAGGCTCGCGACATCCACCGATAGCTCCGTGCTCCAGCCCTTCACGATCGGCACCAGGTATTCATAGATCGCCTGATGTTCCGCACGCTTCGCTTCGTCGGGATGGCGATGCGCGAGATCGCTGTGCGACGCCGCGACGTACGCCAATGCGCGCGAGCCTTCCGTGAGCGCGCGCATCGTCGACAGCATGCGACGCACGTCGGGATGCTGAATGATCGATACGGCCTCCTTGGCGGAACCGTCCACTGGCCGGCTCTGCACGCGGTCCTTCGCGTACGCGACGGCCTTCTGGTACGCACGATCCGATATGGCCACGCCCTGCATGCCGACCGCAAACCGCGCCGCGTTCATCATGATGAACATGTATTCGAGGCCGCGATTCTCTTCACCGATCAGGTGACCGATGGCTCCCCCATGATCCCCGAACTGAAGAACGGCCGTCGGACTCGCCTTGATCCCGAGCTTGTGTTCGATCGACACGCAGTGCACGTCGTTGCGCTCACCCAGCGATCCATCCTCATTGACGAGGAACTTCGGCACGACGAACAGCGAAATGCCCTTCACGCCTTCAGGCGCATCCGGCGTGCGTGCGAGCACGAGGTGGACGATGTTGTCCGCCATGTCGTGCTCGCCCCACGTGATGAAAATCTTCGTGCCGAACAGCTTGAAAGAACCATCGCCCTGCGGCTCGGCGCGCGTGCGCACTAGCGCGAGATCGGAGCCGGCTTGCGGCTCGGTGAGATTCATCGTGCCAGTCCATTCGCCCGAGATGAGCTTCGGCACGTAGGTCTGCTTTTGCGCTTCAGTGCCCGCCGTGAGCAGCGCCTCGATCGCGCCATCGGTCAGCAGCGGACACAGCGCGAACGACAGGTTCGACGCGTTAAGCATCTCGATACACGCCGTCGCGATCAGCTTCGGCAGGCCCTGGCCTTCGTATTCGACGGGATGCTGCACGCCCTGCCAGCCGCCCGCGGCGAACTGGCGGAACGCATCGGCGAAACCGGGCGTCGCTGTGACGTGGCCGTCTTTCCAGCTGCTCGGATTCCTGTCGCCTTCGACGTTCAGCGGCGCCAGCACTTCGCCGCACAGCTTCGCGGATTCTTCAAGCACGGCTTGTGCCGTCTCGAGACCCGCTTCCTCGAAGCCGGGCAGCTTCGCGATGTCGTCGATGCCGCTCAATTCCTCGAGCACGAAAAGCATGTCTTTTACGGGGGCGATATAACTCATGGTCGATCTTCCAATCAGGCGTTCAATGGATCACTGCCACGGCGCCCGATAGAAGCGAAGGCCAAGCGGTGACGATACCTGCCGATCGTAACGGTATCTCCGGCGATTCGGCTGTCCAAACCGGCCCGCGTACTGACAAACCTGGCCACATCGAATGGGGGGTAGATCCCACCCACCCGTGGGTTACCCCGCCTGTAAGGGCCGCCGATACGTGCCCGGCGTGCTGCCCGTCCAGTGGCGAAATGCGCGGTGGAAGGCGCTGGGATCGTCGAATCCAATATCGCCGGCGATCACGGCGATCGTGTCCTGCGTGTCCGTGAGGCGCTGGATCGCGATATCGCGCCGCAGCTCGTCCTTGAGCAGCTGAAACGTCGTCTCCTCCGACGACAGACGCCGGCACAGCGTGCGTACCGAGCAATGCAGGCTTTTGGCGGCCTGGTCGATGGTCGGCAGGTCCGGCAGTTCTCCCGCGAGATACTGCCGCACGCGATGGCTGACTCGCTGCTCGCTGAACGTTTCGAAGATCCACTCGCCAGGCGAACGGGCGAGAAATTTGCGCAGATTGCGTTTGCTCTGGCGGATCGGCATGTCGAGAAACGCCGCGCTGCAACGCATCAGCGTCGCGTTGCAGCCGAAACGCACGGGGCCGGAGAAGAAGTAGCGGTGATCGAATGCATGCGGCGGTTGCGGACACGCGAAATCGACCTGCAGCAGCGGGATTTTCTGACCGATCAGCCATGAAGACACACCATGCGCGAGTTTGAGCATCAGTTCCTGGCCGAGCGGGCCGATGCTGCCATACGCAGGGTTAGGACGCAGTTCGACCTGCGCCATCAGGTCGTCGCGGCGCGACTCGATGTGGAAATCGTCGAGCACGATATGAAAGAACTGGCCGAAACGATGCAGCGCGGTTTCGAGGTTGGGTGCGTCGAGCAGACTGAGGCAAAGAAACTTCAGCGTGCCGCTGCGAAACGGGCGACTGAAGATGCCGGGCATTTCGTCGTCGAGTTCGATCGCGAGTGTGCGGTAGAGCATGGAAAACTGTTCTTCCGTCACCCGTGCGCCGGCTGCGCTGCGCAGTTCGGGCGTGATCCCGGCTTGCTCGAGATAGCGCTGCATGACGTCGGGCTGCGCGTCGGCGGCGGCGAGAAAGCCGTTGACGAGGGAGATGGGGACGGTGGCGCTGGGCGCTTGCATGCTTTCGGTTGGTTCGGGGCTGCCCTGGTACGGATGAACGCTTTCCCAGCGCAGTCAGGATAACGTGTTGAGCAATACCATGAAGTTACGCTTTGCACGATAGGTACGGCGAATCTCGTCAAGTTCAGCAGCGAATTGCGCGTCTTCACCGAGTTTGCCCCGCAGCGCGGCGATGGCCTGCACGATTTCGAATGCGTCTTTGTATTGCGCCGCTCCCGTACCTCTTGCAACAGTGCCGGGTAGCAGATTGTGATAAATAACAAGGGCATCGCGCGGATGCGTCACGGCACGCACGGCCGCCATCTGTTGAACTATCTGCGTTGCGACGGGACCGCCGGTAAACGCGTTCCATGCAGCCTCGTTGTCGTGCTCGGCCAGATAGACCTTGACCAGTTCGGTACGCGTCGTCGTGTCCCATATGCTGCGCTTCGCTTTCCCAGCCTCCTCCTTCCCGACGCAATCCCACATGTGTTCGAGCGCGCGCTGCCGCGTCTCGTCATGCTTGCCTGTCGCGGTCGCAACCTTCAGCAGGGCTTTGAACGCGAGGGCGCCGGTGTGGGATACGAAACGCCGCCATGCATATGCATCTGCCTTGTCGACATCACCGCGACTCAGATAGCCATCGATGCAGAACGCCAACAGTTCTGGATCGAAATTCTTTTTTAATTCTTCGATGCCACGTTCTGCCCATGCGAGCCCTTCATCCAAGCGGCCATGGTCCCGGCAAAGCGATGCCACCTGCAGGAATTGATACGAGGTCGACAAGTCTTTCGATTTGATGCGAATCAGTGCGTCGACGTCTCCGTCGAACTC
The Paraburkholderia hospita DNA segment above includes these coding regions:
- a CDS encoding H-NS family nucleoid-associated regulatory protein, which gives rise to MSTSIAKLDGQARERLIAWIQNRMSEFGITFDALERSFAEDEKNARAIRYQDASGHVWDGRGDLPEWLRRAVASGQNIDFFRCEG
- a CDS encoding ATP-binding protein, with the protein product MRIGITSKLFVAISAACILVAVTMGVAVRWSFEQGFLGYLQRQSQTHSLRLQQELEAAWAKHRSWDFIKDPVTAAAAIPEVIDAGVPPPGPSGPLDMNAPHDGPPPDGAPGGNGGEPGPPPGDAGTPLDMRDMRSPGPLGNRHPPFRVYDTDMHSVLQKGPPPPPDAPRLPLTVDGKVIGWLVVAGPEVMFHSADRQFQAQQVRATWIIAGFAALLAAGVAIVLSRLLLAPVRRLVLATHRLASGDYSIRVPDAGSDELHNLAADFNRLAISLGNAERSRRNLIADISHELRTPLAVLRGELEAIEDGVRKPDRATLASLQAEVALLSQLIDDLYELSLADIGELSFEKVRLDVAPIVEAAAESFKDRLADKKIALETDIGAASVIMLGDPYRLTQLMKNLLENALRYTDSGGKVRVAVAKHEHEIRIDVQDTHPAVPEPLLPHLFDRLFRVDASRSRQSGGAGLGLALCKHIVGQHGGTIDALRSPLGGLWIAVRFATLETKDD
- a CDS encoding acyl-CoA dehydrogenase; the protein is MSYIAPVKDMLFVLEELSGIDDIAKLPGFEEAGLETAQAVLEESAKLCGEVLAPLNVEGDRNPSSWKDGHVTATPGFADAFRQFAAGGWQGVQHPVEYEGQGLPKLIATACIEMLNASNLSFALCPLLTDGAIEALLTAGTEAQKQTYVPKLISGEWTGTMNLTEPQAGSDLALVRTRAEPQGDGSFKLFGTKIFITWGEHDMADNIVHLVLARTPDAPEGVKGISLFVVPKFLVNEDGSLGERNDVHCVSIEHKLGIKASPTAVLQFGDHGGAIGHLIGEENRGLEYMFIMMNAARFAVGMQGVAISDRAYQKAVAYAKDRVQSRPVDGSAKEAVSIIQHPDVRRMLSTMRALTEGSRALAYVAASHSDLAHRHPDEAKRAEHQAIYEYLVPIVKGWSTELSVDVASLGVQVHGGMGFIEETGAAQYYRDARILPIYEGTTAIQANDLVGRKTVRDGGAVAKVLLAQIAQTVEALKQHKGAAFDSMQKHLSLGHDALQSVVAYVVANTKSDPNAVFAGSVPYLKLAGIVLGGWQMARAMLAAQEKHAQDPSFYGAKIATAQFFAEHLLPQAVALEASITSAKGGEGFLALSEDQF
- the bamA gene encoding outer membrane protein assembly factor BamA, which translates into the protein MKQSASTICLASAITVCATSLTPSTAHAGDSVVVTDIRLDGLKRIEAGTLLANLPIKRGDTFTDDKASQAVRAIYDTGLFSDVNVSLEGDVVVVHVVERPAIAEIDFSGIHEFEKDNLTKALRAVGLSRGRPFDKALIDKAEQELKRQYLTRGYYAAQVETTTTPVDSGRVSVLFSVIEGPNAKIRQINFIGNHVFSESTLRDEMELSTPNWFSWYTKNDLYSKEKLGADLDRLRSYYLNRGYLEFRIDSTQVSLTPDKKEMYLTLNLHEGEPYTITGIRLAGNLLDREAELKPLIGIKPGETFSEDKLKATTKAIVDRLGEYGYAFAAVNAVPQIDQDKHTVDLTLQVDPGRRVYVRQVNVEGNTRTRDEVIRREMRQLESAWFDSNRLSLSKERVNRLGYFTDVDVTTVPVAGSNDQVDVDVKVTEKPTGAITLGAGFSSSDKVVLSAGVTQDNVFGSGTSLGVNVNTAKTYRTLSVTQTDPYFTVDGIKRISDVYYRTSYPLYYSNDESFRIVSLGADLKFGIPFSEVDTVYFGLGIEQDRFNTDSSTPQAYLDYVSEFGRVVNNVPLTAAWSRDARDSALVPSRGYMLQVNGEVGTPAGETEYYKTDVQSQYYYSFARGFILGMNLQAGYGNGFAGKAYPIFKNYYAGGIGSVRGYESSSLGPRDSSTGDSIGGSRMVVANVEMTFPLPGSGWDRTLRVFTFVDAGNVWGNEGNSTGANGLRYSYGAGLEWISPIGPLKLSVGFPIVRHADDKYQVFQFQIGTSF
- a CDS encoding helix-turn-helix domain-containing protein; its protein translation is MEAPKSDFPVQDLLRRLMADMRSSSEIARLSGVSQPTVSRLRLSKGRRVRKSVSFNKLCSFYGVEARHVGGRATGYNELLRNAIVDAWDGSEEHGRALLVVIKGLKGLSAKVE
- a CDS encoding response regulator; translated protein: MTIHLLVVEPDQASRDMLRAHVQQHKIEMSVLYNTDSLERRLEVEVPSLIVMRHGLPEVDGLAALRRIRSLGYDLPVIIVSRSDDVVDKVLSFELGANDYVVDPHDPREMIARVRNALRSGPPSHVPMHIERAPIAFDDFEVDVADRVLSRGGVEVPLRSTEFALLVVLASNPMKVLSRVRILNMLRRHCSVTERGLDVVVFRLRAALKLSPTGRQYIKTLRGEGYMFAPDDALPRHGAADDRDEARAPMLDVAVPIVAEERMRFDNTARRIQ
- a CDS encoding response regulator; the protein is MTDSSLARSPASVLIVEDEPKLSALLTDYLRAENFHTQVIEDGREVIASVRAHPPSLILLDLMLPGRGGLEICRELRTFSDVPVIILTARVDEIDRLLGLELGADDYVCKPFSPREVVARVKAILRRIESLSGVARAGAESVSSGLAIDLDRHVASLDGKDLNLTPIEIRLLALLHSTPGRIYSRDHLLRQLYDDHRVVADRTVDSHVKNLRRKLQNVRPDHDMIRSIYGVGYRLDVVPPECRDDGDPG